TAGTTTTTGGACAATGTAAAGTAGAGTGACTGGGACGAAGTGGAGTAAGCGATTCGCTGTGTACCGGTAGCATCTAAAATGTTACCCCGGATTGGCGGGATTGGCGTGCTTTTGGTGGAGATGCTTGCTTCCTGCTCACGCAGATTCGGACCTTCTACAAACTGTAAAATCGCCAGACGTACAATGAGAACAGTAAATACGATAAACGTGGCAAAAAAGAACACATTCAGACGGATAGAGAATTGGCGCTGATTTCTGAGTTCGCGTTTAGACGACTCATCAATACCCGATTTTTTCATTACTCGATCTTTTCCCTTCTCTGGCAGCACTGTATCATGATGCCTGCTTGAATCTTGGTTTTGCGTAGTTCTATACCGATGGACGACAGCAGCTTACGCTGCACGAATATGCAACAAACTTTATATTAGCACAGGAATTGCCGTGTTGAGAAATTTTGCGTTTCTAGACGATGCATATGCACTCTTGCCGTGCTATTTTTGGCAAAATAGCGGAAGGACAGCAGTCTCCCAACAACGCTGCCATAGAGCACCTTCGTCCACTTGTTACCTTACCTTCTCTTACAATACACTCTGCTCTACGTGTGTTTCAGCAAACTTCGGCGGGTTGAACCAGTTGCCTGCGGATGCCCATGTCGGATCAAGCGGAATCCATTGACCGGAATCCGGCACATACACCTGATTCCACGCATGCGGACCATATCCGCCTTGACCGTTATATCCAAGCCCAGTCACAACGCGTACATCGATCCCCTGCGAACGTGCCATCACGGCATACAAACGAGCATAATCAATACATACGCCCAGCTTCGTTTCAAATGTATCTTCCGGTGTCTGTTCATGCCACACGCCGCGCTGCTCGTAATCTGCCACCTTGCCGTAATCATAGCTGACCCGTGAGCCTACCCAGTCATACAGCAGCTTGGCTTTTGTTTCCGTATCGGTCGTATTGCCGACAATCTCGGCAGCTGCCTGCTCGATATTATCTGGAATACTGCGATCCACTACATCATATTTACGCTGGAAAATGCCAGTCAATTCCTGCTCCACAGCACTGGTGAAGACGGGTAGCGTATTTTTGACAAAGGAGCCAGTCAGCGGCTGCACCACCGACTTGACCGTACCGCTGTATAATGACGATGCTTCTACATATGATGACCATTTGTTGTTGGGATACAGGCTGACCGCGATGAACAGAATTACGATCACAATCGCGCCGCGCAGCACCCCATTGAGCAAGCCAACCAGCCCACCAAGAATGCGGCTCACCCAGCCTGCGCGCTGTCCTTCCGTAGGAACCGGACCGCGGCGCAGACGTTCTGGAATAAGCAATACTGCCAGCAATGAAAAAGTGATATTGGCTACAACATAGCTCAACATGAACAGCACAGCGAAGCGTAGCAGCGAAAATTCCGAGATCAGGTAAATGGCAGAGTAGTACATTTCCCACCACCACTGCAAATCGCCCTCTGGTACAGAGTTGGATATTTGTTCCGCCCGTGATTGCACATAAGGGGAAACGAACAGCGCAAACGGCGCCGCCAGCAGCAGCGCCAGTACCGTTAGCAGCGTACGTCCTGCCCACGAAAATAGACGTCCTGCCGAACGGCTTGCTCCGCTACGGACGCCTTGCAGCACCGAGATCAATACAATGACATACAGCAGGCAGGAAACCAGACTGCTGTCAAACCACGCTGCAATATCCTTTATTTCCATGTATGTCCTCCTCTAACGTTGCGGTCTGTATACCGCTTGCCAGCATCCTGTATGATTGATCCATCACCTGAAATCATAGTAACTATCATGGTACTAATCAACCTCATTTGCTTGCTGCCGTGTTTTGCTTCGCTTGGGTAATAACGGATTGAATCGTACTATTTACATCCCATTCGCCCAGCGGTACGCCACGGAAAGTCATGCTAACCTTGCCTGCGCCCGGCTCGCCGCTAAACTCAATATTGTCCGACTTCACCGTATATGTGCCGTCTCCATTTTGGATAAAGCGCGCATCCTTGGCTTCATTTTTCATCACATCTAGTGCCTGATCACGCAAGGCGCCGACTGTCTGATCGGTCACATTGGTAACGGTATCGCGAATCTGATCCAGCGAGATTCCGCTGTAAATACACACCGCTGCTACGATAATAATCACGATGAGCCATTTGATGACCGTTTTGACCAGATTGATCACAAGAAACAATATAATCAGGGCTACCAGAATAATGAGCCAATTCTGCCTGAAAAATTCGCTCCATACTTGCCAATCCATGCGTATAACCTCCAGTATGCGTCTTTCTATGTTGTCTGTATGATGTATTTTCATCCATGATGTTATTCAGCAGCCAGCTTTTTGGCTAGTCTATAGTATAACCGAAGTATACCTGCGATGTCAGCAGTCGCCTTGCCATCGTAGGATGCCGTGGATGCAGCTCTAAACATGTCTATTTTGCATCCTTTTGCCGCAATCCTTTACAATCTTAGACAGAGGTGATTCCCCTGATTCATATTATCGTAGAAGGTAAAAATGATCGCAGTAAGCTGCGCCGCGTGCTACAACCGGATGTACAGATTTTGTGCACCTTTGGCACGCTGAACTCGCAAAAGCTAGAAAAGCTGCGCAAGGAAGTGGGACAGGATGAAGTATACCTGTTTCTAGACAATGATTCCTCCGGTCGCAAAATTCGTGGCGTGCTGAGCGATGCCTTTCCAGACGCGACACATCTGTATACTCGCCGCGGATATGCCGGTGTGGAAGGGACGCCGGATGAATATGTGGCAGCACAGCTAGAAAAGGCAGGATTGGACGAATATATTATCTACCCTGCTCCGCCTTTTTAACGTTTTATATTGTGTATCTTTTTGATGCCATATATAGAGTACGTAGTAACGTCATGAATTAAAATGCCTGTCATATGTCACATGTCGTCCTATACTGAAAACTGCCGCAGCGAATACTCACTGCGGCAGTCAGAATCGTTTGTAAGCCGACACGGTTGCCTACCAACCATATAACTCAGCGATGCACTGTATCAATGATCATCAGAATAAAGCTGAGCGTCAGATAGTTAATCGAAAAGATAAATGCCGTTTTCGCCCAGCGATCCGTATCCTGTTTCCGAAGACCAGCTACTGCCATCAATAGCCACACTACCGACAATACTAATGAAGTGATCATATAGATCAAACCGGTATAGCCATAGCTGTACATCAGAATCGGCACCGGAATAAGCAATGCGATATACGGCAACATCTGGTACTGCGTACGGCGAATACCTTTGACAACAGGTAAAAGTGGAAAGCCTGCTGCGCGGTATTCTTCGACCCGACGGATGCCTAGCGCCCAAAAATGCGGCGGTTGCCACAAAAACAGCATCGCAAATAGCAGCCATGCACCCATATCAATCTGCTGGGAAACTGCTACGTATCCGATCACCGGCGGCATCGCGCCAGATATGCCACCAATGGATGTGCTCCAAGTAGAGCTTCGCTTGAGCCACAAGGTATAGATAACGATATAGACAAACATACCCAGTACGCCAAGTGCCGCTGCCAGCAGCCCGGAGAACACGGATAGGACAGTTAAGCCCAAAATGCCAAGCCCAATCGCATACCATAACACAATGGTCGGCGACAGACGGCGCGTCGCCAATACGCGGTCACGCGTGCGCGCCAT
The window above is part of the Paenibacillus sp. JQZ6Y-1 genome. Proteins encoded here:
- the cyoE gene encoding heme o synthase, whose protein sequence is MPDSPLYNAPAPSEQGAGWRDFIALTKPGILRSNLIATFGGFWLASGWHIQFGHLLWTLLGTMLVMASSCVFNNYWDRELDTKMARTRDRVLATRRLSPTIVLWYAIGLGILGLTVLSVFSGLLAAALGVLGMFVYIVIYTLWLKRSSTWSTSIGGISGAMPPVIGYVAVSQQIDMGAWLLFAMLFLWQPPHFWALGIRRVEEYRAAGFPLLPVVKGIRRTQYQMLPYIALLIPVPILMYSYGYTGLIYMITSLVLSVVWLLMAVAGLRKQDTDRWAKTAFIFSINYLTLSFILMIIDTVHR
- a CDS encoding toprim domain-containing protein, whose product is MIHIIVEGKNDRSKLRRVLQPDVQILCTFGTLNSQKLEKLRKEVGQDEVYLFLDNDSSGRKIRGVLSDAFPDATHLYTRRGYAGVEGTPDEYVAAQLEKAGLDEYIIYPAPPF
- a CDS encoding ATPase → MDWQVWSEFFRQNWLIILVALIILFLVINLVKTVIKWLIVIIIVAAVCIYSGISLDQIRDTVTNVTDQTVGALRDQALDVMKNEAKDARFIQNGDGTYTVKSDNIEFSGEPGAGKVSMTFRGVPLGEWDVNSTIQSVITQAKQNTAASK
- a CDS encoding transglutaminase-like domain-containing protein, which produces MEIKDIAAWFDSSLVSCLLYVIVLISVLQGVRSGASRSAGRLFSWAGRTLLTVLALLLAAPFALFVSPYVQSRAEQISNSVPEGDLQWWWEMYYSAIYLISEFSLLRFAVLFMLSYVVANITFSLLAVLLIPERLRRGPVPTEGQRAGWVSRILGGLVGLLNGVLRGAIVIVILFIAVSLYPNNKWSSYVEASSLYSGTVKSVVQPLTGSFVKNTLPVFTSAVEQELTGIFQRKYDVVDRSIPDNIEQAAAEIVGNTTDTETKAKLLYDWVGSRVSYDYGKVADYEQRGVWHEQTPEDTFETKLGVCIDYARLYAVMARSQGIDVRVVTGLGYNGQGGYGPHAWNQVYVPDSGQWIPLDPTWASAGNWFNPPKFAETHVEQSVL